In Theropithecus gelada isolate Dixy chromosome 13, Tgel_1.0, whole genome shotgun sequence, one DNA window encodes the following:
- the BMP10 gene encoding bone morphogenetic protein 10, whose product MGSLGLTLCALFCLAAHLVSGSPIMSLEQSPLEEDMPLFDDVFSEQDGVDFNTLLQSMKDEFLKTLNLSDIPTQDSAKVDPPEYMLELYNKFATDRTSMPSANIIRSFKNEDLFSQPVSFNGLRKYPLLFNVSIPHHEEVIMAELRLYTLVQRDRMIYDGVDRKITIFEVLESKGDNEGERNMLVLVSGEIYGTNSEWETFDVTDAIRHWQKSGSSTHQLEVHIESKHDEAEDASSGRLEIDTSAQNKHNPLLIVFSDDQSSDKERKEELNEMISHEQLPELDNLGLDGFSSGPGEEALLQMRSNIIYDSTARIRRNAKGNYCKRTPLYIDFKEIGWDSWIIAPPGYEAYECRGVCNYPLAEHLTPTKHAIIQALVHLKNSQKASKACCVPTKLEPISILYLDKGVVTYKFKYEGMAVSECGCR is encoded by the exons ATGGGCTCTCTGGGCCTGACACTGTGTGCTCTTTTCTGCCTGGCAGCTCACTTGGTTTCTGGGAGCCCCATCATGAGCCTAGAGCAGTCTCCTCTGGAAGAAGATATGCCCCTTTTTGATGATGTTTTCTCAGAGCAAGATGGTGTCGACTTTAACACACTGCTCCAGAGCATGAAGGATGAGTTTCTCAAGACACTAAACCTCTCTGACATCCCCACGCAGGATTCAGCCAAGGTGGACCCACCAGAGTACATGTTGGAACTCTACAACAAATTTGCAACAGATCGGACCTCCATGCCCTCTGCCAACATCATTAGGAGTTTCAAGAATGAAG atctGTTTTCCCAGCCAGTCAGTTTTAACGGACTCCGAAAATACCCCCTCCTCTTCAATGTGTCCATTCCTCACCATGAAGAGGTCATCATGGCTGAACTTAGGCTGTACACACTGGTGCAAAGAGATCGTATGATATACGATGGAGTAGACCGGAAAATTACCATTTTTGAAGTGCTGGAGAGCAAAGGGGATAATGAGGGAGAAAGAAACATGCTGGTCTTGGTGTCAGGGGAGATCTATGGAACCAACAGTGAGTGGGAGACTTTTGATGTCACAGATGCCATCAGACATTGGCAAAAGTCAGGCTCATCCACCCACCAGCTGGAGGTTCACATTGAGAGCAAACACGATGAAGCTGAGGATGCCAGCAGTGGACGACTGGAAATAGACACCAGTGCCCAGAATAAGCATAACCCTTTGCTCATAGTGTTTTCTGATGACCAAAGCAGTGacaaggagaggaaggaggaactaAATGAAATGATTTCCCATGAGCAACTTCCAGAGCTAGACAACTTGGGCCTGGATGGCTTTTCCAGTGGACCTGGGGAAGAGGCTTTGTTGCAGATGAGATCAAACATCATCTACGACTCCACTGCCCGAATCAGAAGGAACGCCAAAGGAAACTACTGTAAGAGGACCCCGCTCTACATCGACTTCAAGGAGATTGGGTGGGACTCCTGGATCATTGCTCCGCCTGGATACGAAGCCTATGAATGTCGTGGTGTTTGTAACTATCCCCTGGCAGAACATCTCACACCCACAAAGCATGCAATTATCCAGGCCTTGGTCCACCTCAAGAATTCCCAGAAAGCTTCCAAAGCCTGCTGTGTGCCCACAAAGCTAGAGCCCATCTCCATCCTCTATTTAGACAAAGGCGTCGTCACCTACAAGTTTAAATACGAAGGCATGGCCGTCTCCGAATGTGGCTGTAGATAG